Proteins encoded together in one Amblyomma americanum isolate KBUSLIRL-KWMA chromosome 1, ASM5285725v1, whole genome shotgun sequence window:
- the LOC144125823 gene encoding uncharacterized protein LOC144125823, which translates to MSHMYCCAKWCSTSGKSGEHLFRFPSDHRFSIWLKYANRLELLETPREKVYKTYRLCSKHFTRDCFTSDACTRLTHEAVPSVKVHEPRLRALVHPDFYEEGAAQGIESASPLQSTAAPVEVMLGHDYLPLPSTLGLGTIAGADSAVHDTDDPHSSRAPQLTDVQTTPPPPADEEGAAQSTPIRVIASASWDSPDYAEAGPSGLSGAKESVRQPVMTPASGTPKSRRRKGAVVYTPRTKKRFEKLHSRSDRYRKALSRIRKRHDTRRVTQQEALNKLEPHLPQDLFELVKAQIRLCSFPKSKKHWSK; encoded by the exons atgtcgcatatgtattgttgcgcgaagtggtgcagcacatccggcaagagtggagaacatctcttcagatttccttctgaccacag ATTCTCCATTTGGCTGAAATATGCCAATAGGCTTGAACTCCTGGAGACACCAAGGGAAAAGGTCTACAAAACATACAGGCTCTGCTCAAAGCACTTCACGAGGGATTGCTTCACTAGTGATGCCTGCACAAGGCTCACGCATGAAGCAGTCCCTTCCGTGAAGGTGCATGAGCCTCGTCTGAGAGCCTTGGTGCACCCGG ATTTCTATGAAGAAGGTGCGGCACAAG gcattgaatccgcttcaccactacagtccactgctgcaccagtggaagtcatgcttggtcacg actacttgccgttgccatcaacacttgggctaggcacaattgctggtgcagattctgctgtccatgacacag ACGACCCACACTCTTCACGTGCCCCGCAGCTCACTGATGTGCAGACTACGCCCCCTCCCCCAGCTGACGAAGAAG gtgctgcccaaagcacacccatcagagtgattgcatcagcatcatgggactcacctgattatg ctgaagctggTCCTAGTGGCCTCAGCGGTGCCAAAGAGAGTGTCAGACAGCCAGTGATGACACCAGCATCAGGAACGCCCAAGAGTCGGCGGAGGAAGGGCGCAGTTGTGTACACCCCTCGCACCAAAAAGCGCTTCGAGAAGTTGCATTCTCGAAGCGACAGGTACCGAAAGGCACTGAGTCGGATTAGGAAAAGGCACGACACAAGGCGAGTAACGCAGCAGGAGGCTCTCAACAAGCTTGAGCCGCATTTGCCACAAGACCTTTTTGAATTGGTTAAAGCTCAAATCAGGCTCTGCTCATTTCCGAAATCCAAAAAGCACTGGTCAAAATAA